DNA from Pelagibacterium nitratireducens:
GACATCTGAGAGCGCGTCGGGCGCGACCAGTGCGCGCCAGGCCACCTTGCCGGTGTATCGGGCGTCCGAGCCGTCCAGATAGCGGGTTCGCGTGACCGAGCGGACCCCGTCGGCACCGACAAAAGCGAAGGGCTTTGCCTTGCGGCTTTTCCCGTCCGGGTCCTGTGCGCTCACCGTCAGGGTGTTGGCTGAACTCTCGAGGACAAAATCGGTGACGGAAAAGACGATGTCGATATTGGCAAAGCGCCTGGCGGCGCTGTGGAGAACGTCGAGCAGATCGGCCCGATGCATCACGGCATAGGGCGCCCCGAAGCGTGTTTCGATGGCTCTGCCCAGCGTGAGGGTCTGCAGCGGCGTTTCCCTTCCATCGGGAAAGATGTCGATCCCTTCGGGTGCAAAGCTGCGTTCGGCTATCGCTTGAGAAAGCCCCAGGCTGTCGAGCACTTTTCGCGCGTTGGCGCTGATCTGGAGCCCGGCGCCGAATTCGGAAACCGCGGCATTGCGCTCGAGCACGACAACCTGCAGGCCGAATTTGGCCAGCGCCAGCGCAAGGGTCAGCCCGGCAATTCCAGCGCCGGCAATATAGACTGTGCGCGGAGCGCCCATGGCGCTCTAGGCGTGTTCGACCTCGAACACCGCGCTGGGCGGGTTGGCCGCACCATGGGGCAGGGCGGGGCTGAAGATATAGAGCGTCGAGCAATAGGGGCAGACGATCTCGGTGTCGTGGCCCATGTCGAGGAACACATGGGGATGGTCGAAGGGCGGCTTTGCGCCAACGCACTGGAATTCCTTGGCGCCGATCTCGATGCGGGCCAATCCTTCGGAATTGTGGAAGTGAGGAGTTCCGTGCTGTGCCATGAGAGCGACCATCCGGCTGGGCTTGTTTGAAATCGGGCGGACCATACCGATTTGGGCCGGTCATGGCCAGAGACATGTTGGCGCGGTTGGCGCTGCGGTGCGGGCTTGGTAAGAGAAGGCGATTTCAGAATCGAAAGAATCCCTTATGCCCGTTTTCCAATCCGAAGGTTTCGCGCTTGCCTACCAGGTTCACGGCGAGGGAAAGCCGATAATTGCCGTTCATGGCTTTGCTTCGAATGGAGACGTCAACTGGGTGGCGACCGGCTGGGTCGATGAGCTCACCAAGGCGGGTTATCAGGTCGTCACGCTGGACAATCGCGGTCACGGAGCGTCCGAAAAGATCTACGATCCATCGGTCTATGGCGCTCCGGACATGGCGCGGGACGTGGCCAATCTCATCGATCATCTCGGGTTCGATAAGGCTGCGCTGATCGGCTATTCGATGGGCGCGCGGATCAGCGCTTTCGTGTGCATCCAGAACCCGGAAAAGGTCGCCTGCGCCATCTTTGGCGGGCTGGGCGGCAATATGGTGCGCCCGATGCTCGACAGCGACGAGATCATCGCCGGGCTCAACGCGCCCACGCTGGCCGATGTCACCCACAAGACAGGGCGGCAGTTCCGCATTTTTGCCGAACATACAAAGAGCGATTTGAAGGCGCTTTCGGCCTGCATGGCCGGGTCGCGCACCAAAATGACCGAAGAGCAGGTCAGCCAGATTGCCGTGCCGGTTCTGGTTGCCGTGGGCAGCGAAGACGAGGTGGGCGGCGACCCCCAGGTGCTGGCCAATCTGATGGCGCATGGCGAAGCGCTGGTTATCGAGCGCCGCGATCACATGCGCGCAACCGGCGACCCGCAGTTCAGGCGGGGCGCGGTGGCGTTTCTGGCGCGGGTTTATCCCGCGTAAGGCAAAAGTGAACCAATTTGCCTCAGAACCCTTTGTTTGCGACAATGGGTTCGCCTATATGTGGCAATCTGAAAAAATCGCAGCGAGCGGAGAAGTCATGTCCTCGAGCGTCAAGAAGCCCGGCACCATCAAGGCCGTCGATCCCATATGGGATGCGATGACGGTCGAGGCCGAGCGCATTTGCGCCGACGAACCCTTCCTCACGCAACTGGCGATTTCGAGCATTCTCAATCATTCGAGTTTTGAATCGGCGCTGGCCCATCGGCTGGCCGCGCGGCTCGACCATTCCGACGTTCCGGCCGATCTTATCCGGCAGGCGTTCGATGAAATGCTCGAGAGCCATCCCGAAATCACCGCCTCGGCACGGGCCGATCTGGCGGCGACCCTGGAGCGCGACCCGGCCTGCCACAGGGTCGTCGAGCCCTTCCTGTTCTTCAAGGGCTTTCAGGCCATTCAGACGCATCGTTTTGCCCATGCGCTGTGGAACACGGGGCGTCGCGATTTCGCACTCTATCTGCAAAGCCGGTC
Protein-coding regions in this window:
- a CDS encoding FAD-dependent monooxygenase gives rise to the protein MGAPRTVYIAGAGIAGLTLALALAKFGLQVVVLERNAAVSEFGAGLQISANARKVLDSLGLSQAIAERSFAPEGIDIFPDGRETPLQTLTLGRAIETRFGAPYAVMHRADLLDVLHSAARRFANIDIVFSVTDFVLESSANTLTVSAQDPDGKSRKAKPFAFVGADGVRSVTRTRYLDGSDARYTGKVAWRALVAPDALSDVLDLNRTSLLLNPHFHLVVYPLPHRNTVNLALFTQEKERDLSVLDHRAPRIKPGRDRRLARILDSVGEEWTPWVLSSVATPVWHKGPIGLVGDAAHAMLPFQAQGAAMGIEDAAVLAPLLAASPSAEHAFSRFAALRQERVKRVQDVSASNGKIFHMGFPFSLARNAVIRVEGPQGHFKRLDWLYGYDAIQTGKS
- a CDS encoding zinc-finger domain-containing protein, translating into MAQHGTPHFHNSEGLARIEIGAKEFQCVGAKPPFDHPHVFLDMGHDTEIVCPYCSTLYIFSPALPHGAANPPSAVFEVEHA
- a CDS encoding alpha/beta hydrolase; protein product: MPVFQSEGFALAYQVHGEGKPIIAVHGFASNGDVNWVATGWVDELTKAGYQVVTLDNRGHGASEKIYDPSVYGAPDMARDVANLIDHLGFDKAALIGYSMGARISAFVCIQNPEKVACAIFGGLGGNMVRPMLDSDEIIAGLNAPTLADVTHKTGRQFRIFAEHTKSDLKALSACMAGSRTKMTEEQVSQIAVPVLVAVGSEDEVGGDPQVLANLMAHGEALVIERRDHMRATGDPQFRRGAVAFLARVYPA
- the cysE gene encoding serine O-acetyltransferase, with product MSSSVKKPGTIKAVDPIWDAMTVEAERICADEPFLTQLAISSILNHSSFESALAHRLAARLDHSDVPADLIRQAFDEMLESHPEITASARADLAATLERDPACHRVVEPFLFFKGFQAIQTHRFAHALWNTGRRDFALYLQSRSSQVFQTDINPAARIGKGIMLDHATGFVVGETAVIGDHVSILHSVTLGGTGKADQDRHPKIGNGVLIGAGAKILGNIKVGDCSRVAAGSVVLKEVPERTTVAGVPAKVVGEAGCNQPATVMDQIVMVSRD